From Caminibacter mediatlanticus TB-2, the proteins below share one genomic window:
- a CDS encoding carbonic anhydrase — translation MKKFLLGLGVAAITMLSASSYNYHATWSYSGKTGPEYWGDLKKEYQMCKIGKNQSPIDIKTNSTQTFNTNLKPFKIKYLGKGYEVINNGHTIKVKTEGKNCVRIDGIKFKLAQLHFHTPSENTINGKHFPMEAHYVHLDKNGNITVLAVMYKIGKENKSLNKMLAVLPTKVGEENKVMGNLNPMELLPKNKAYYRFNGSLTTPPCSEGVRWIVFKTPVEISQAQYEKMHAVMGTNNRPVQPINARVILK, via the coding sequence ATGAAAAAATTTTTATTAGGGTTAGGTGTAGCAGCAATTACAATGCTAAGTGCAAGTAGTTATAATTATCATGCAACTTGGAGTTATAGTGGAAAAACTGGACCTGAGTATTGGGGAGATTTAAAAAAAGAATATCAAATGTGTAAAATTGGGAAAAATCAATCACCAATTGATATCAAAACAAATTCAACTCAAACATTTAATACAAACTTAAAACCATTTAAAATTAAATATTTAGGTAAAGGTTATGAAGTAATAAACAATGGTCATACAATTAAAGTAAAAACAGAAGGCAAAAACTGTGTTAGAATTGATGGTATTAAATTTAAATTAGCACAACTTCACTTTCATACACCAAGTGAAAATACAATAAATGGAAAACATTTTCCAATGGAAGCACACTATGTACATTTAGATAAAAATGGAAACATTACAGTTTTAGCGGTTATGTATAAAATAGGTAAAGAAAATAAATCATTAAATAAAATGTTAGCTGTTTTACCAACAAAAGTTGGTGAAGAAAATAAAGTTATGGGTAATCTAAATCCAATGGAATTATTACCAAAAAATAAAGCATATTATAGATTTAATGGTTCATTAACAACTCCACCTTGTAGTGAAGGTGTTAGATGGATAGTATTTAAAACACCAGTTGAGATTTCACAAGCTCAATATGAAAAAATGCACGCTGTAATGGGTACTAACAATAGACCAGTCCAGCCAATTAATGCAAGGGTTATTTTAAAATAA
- a CDS encoding response regulator transcription factor — MSKILLIEDDLEMQEEISEYLKNFGFEVDFTDNPIEALKIFKNYELIILDLMLPKMDGFDVLKEIKKSDIPVIISSARGDIGNKITGFELGADDYLAKPYEPRELVLRINALLKRKNSTIIKISDFTIDKEKREVKIDNYPIPFTQIEYEIFYYLIKNRGKVISREQILHSTSLHPDTQNRTIDMHISNIRHKIGDEPKNPKYIKSVWGIGYKFL, encoded by the coding sequence TTGAGTAAAATTTTATTAATAGAAGATGATTTAGAAATGCAAGAAGAAATTAGCGAATATTTAAAAAACTTTGGATTTGAAGTTGATTTTACTGATAATCCAATAGAAGCTTTAAAAATTTTTAAAAATTATGAGTTAATTATACTTGATTTAATGCTTCCAAAAATGGATGGCTTTGATGTATTAAAAGAGATTAAAAAAAGCGATATCCCTGTAATTATTTCAAGTGCAAGAGGAGATATTGGCAATAAGATAACAGGATTTGAGCTTGGTGCTGATGATTATTTAGCAAAACCATACGAACCAAGAGAGTTAGTTTTAAGGATTAATGCACTACTTAAAAGAAAAAATTCTACTATTATTAAAATTTCAGACTTTACAATCGATAAAGAAAAAAGAGAAGTAAAAATTGATAATTACCCTATTCCTTTTACTCAAATAGAATATGAAATTTTTTATTATCTAATAAAAAATAGAGGAAAAGTAATTTCAAGAGAACAAATCTTACACTCAACTTCCCTTCATCCAGACACTCAAAATAGAACAATTGATATGCATATTAGTAATATTCGTCATAAAATTGGAGATGAGCCTAAAAATCCAAAATATATTAAATCAGTATGGGGCATAGGATATAAATTCTTATGA
- the pyrD gene encoding dihydroorotate dehydrogenase (quinone), producing MNIFDKIKPLIYKTDPEFAHHMVEMIFKTARRCPLFFNPLIEKNFVDDEILHQKIWSLEFKNPIGVAAGFDKNATMIQAWPALGFGWGEIGAVTPKAQEGNEKPRAWRHIEYEAVQNAYGFNNDGVEVIKNRLKKIYPFILPIGANIGKNKTTKEENAIDDYKILVKELNDVVDFFVVNISSPNTPGLRDLLNEEFIKNLFKELKNLTKKPILIKFSPDMEDDFIRNLANISVLAGADGIIVTNTTINYDLVNSNIKKGGISGKPLASRSFEVLKIVANEVFGKIPIISVGGIDSAEEAYKRIRYGASLLQLYTAIIYKGPSIVGEINRGLIELLKKDGFNHISEAIGVDIPKKLQRVILK from the coding sequence ATGAATATTTTTGATAAAATAAAGCCTCTTATATATAAAACCGACCCAGAATTTGCTCATCATATGGTTGAGATGATTTTTAAAACTGCAAGAAGGTGCCCTCTTTTTTTTAATCCATTGATTGAGAAAAATTTTGTTGATGATGAGATTTTACATCAAAAAATATGGAGTTTAGAGTTTAAAAATCCTATTGGAGTTGCTGCTGGGTTTGATAAAAATGCAACAATGATTCAAGCCTGGCCTGCCCTTGGATTTGGATGGGGAGAAATTGGAGCTGTTACTCCAAAAGCACAAGAAGGCAATGAAAAACCTCGTGCTTGGAGGCATATAGAGTATGAAGCTGTCCAAAATGCATATGGATTTAATAATGATGGAGTAGAAGTTATTAAAAATAGACTTAAAAAAATATACCCTTTTATTTTGCCAATTGGTGCTAATATTGGGAAAAACAAAACTACAAAAGAAGAAAATGCAATTGATGATTATAAAATTTTAGTAAAAGAGTTAAATGATGTAGTTGATTTTTTTGTAGTTAATATCTCTTCACCAAATACACCAGGACTTAGAGATTTATTAAATGAAGAGTTTATAAAAAATTTATTTAAAGAATTAAAAAACTTAACAAAAAAACCTATTTTAATTAAATTCTCACCTGATATGGAAGATGATTTTATAAGAAATTTAGCTAATATTTCTGTTTTGGCTGGGGCTGATGGAATTATTGTAACAAATACTACAATAAATTATGATTTAGTAAATTCAAACATAAAAAAAGGTGGAATTTCAGGAAAACCACTTGCAAGTAGAAGTTTTGAAGTATTAAAAATTGTTGCAAATGAAGTTTTTGGAAAAATTCCTATCATATCAGTTGGTGGAATTGATTCTGCTGAGGAAGCATATAAAAGAATAAGATATGGTGCAAGCTTGCTTCAACTATATACAGCAATAATTTATAAAGGCCCATCAATTGTAGGTGAAATAAATAGAGGACTTATTGAACTTCTAAAAAAAGATGGATTTAATCATATAAGTGAGGCTATTGGAGTTGATATTCCCAAAAAATTACAAAGGGTTATTTTAAAATAA
- the cysS gene encoding cysteine--tRNA ligase encodes MKIYDSHLKEKVEFIPIKEKEVRIYVCGPTVYDDAHLGHARSSISFDLLRRTLECLGYQVTFVKNFTDIDDKIIKKMNETKKSLKEITEYYIKRYLEDMDALNVKRADIEPKATQSLEAMFEIIQILLDKGYAYKLPNGDIYFDVSKDEEYCKLSNKCQDDEVVHRVEIEGKKNPADFALWKACKGESDVCFDSPFGKGRPGWHIECSAMIKKHIAYDGEYEIDIHGGGADLFFPHHENEEAQSHCAYGGHLAKYWMHNGFVQINGEKMSKSLGNSFFIKDALKHYSGEVLRFYLMSTHYRAPLNFSEEDLIASKKRLDKLYRLKKRIYGVSKKQQDKSFEENLLNAMSDDLNISKALAVVDEFIKDANENLDKNPKDKILKQKIVSNIEFINKLLGVGGSDAYEYFQTGIDEETKKKIEELIAKRSEAKKEKNFELADKIRDELKKMGISIQDTPNGTKWERV; translated from the coding sequence ATGAAAATTTATGATTCACACTTAAAAGAAAAGGTAGAATTTATTCCAATAAAAGAAAAAGAAGTTAGAATTTATGTTTGCGGTCCAACGGTATATGATGATGCACATTTAGGACACGCAAGAAGTTCAATTAGTTTTGATTTATTAAGAAGGACATTAGAGTGTTTAGGATATCAAGTTACTTTTGTAAAAAACTTTACAGATATTGATGATAAGATAATTAAAAAAATGAATGAAACAAAAAAAAGTTTAAAAGAAATAACTGAATATTATATAAAAAGATACCTTGAAGATATGGATGCACTTAATGTAAAAAGAGCTGATATTGAACCAAAAGCAACTCAGTCACTTGAAGCAATGTTTGAAATAATTCAAATACTACTTGATAAAGGATATGCTTATAAACTTCCAAATGGAGATATTTATTTTGATGTTAGTAAAGATGAAGAGTATTGTAAGTTATCAAATAAATGCCAAGATGATGAGGTTGTCCATAGAGTAGAAATTGAAGGCAAAAAAAATCCAGCTGATTTTGCTTTGTGGAAAGCTTGTAAGGGTGAAAGTGATGTATGTTTTGATTCTCCATTTGGAAAAGGAAGACCTGGATGGCATATAGAATGTAGTGCTATGATTAAAAAGCATATTGCTTATGATGGAGAGTATGAAATTGATATTCATGGAGGTGGGGCTGATTTGTTTTTTCCACATCACGAAAATGAAGAAGCTCAAAGCCACTGCGCATATGGAGGACACCTTGCAAAATATTGGATGCATAATGGATTTGTACAAATTAATGGGGAAAAGATGAGCAAATCTCTTGGTAATAGCTTTTTTATAAAAGATGCACTAAAACACTACTCAGGAGAAGTTTTAAGATTTTATTTAATGTCTACTCATTATAGAGCACCTCTTAATTTTAGCGAAGAAGATTTAATTGCAAGTAAAAAAAGACTTGATAAATTATATAGACTAAAAAAAAGAATCTATGGTGTAAGTAAAAAACAACAAGATAAAAGTTTTGAAGAGAACCTACTAAATGCTATGAGTGATGATTTAAATATCTCAAAAGCCTTAGCAGTAGTTGATGAATTTATAAAAGATGCAAATGAAAATTTAGATAAAAATCCAAAAGACAAAATTTTAAAACAAAAAATTGTTAGTAATATTGAATTTATAAATAAACTTCTTGGAGTTGGTGGTAGTGATGCATATGAATATTTTCAAACTGGAATTGATGAAGAGACTAAGAAAAAAATAGAAGAATTAATTGCTAAAAGAAGCGAAGCTAAAAAAGAGAAAAATTTTGAGTTAGCAGATAAAATAAGAGATGAATTAAAAAAGATGGGAATATCTATTCAAGACACTCCAAATGGCACAAAATGGGAGAGAGTTTAA
- a CDS encoding HAMP domain-containing protein: MIKKINILFGLLFLFITILFYWSYTNINTKNQEIIINKYIIAIKELMPFIVTNNNAKLKQKINELNLQKISNIDGKKIFSKDITFGKIDILQNKNKYYLKIKYLNSEYIFFDSSQIILLKENNFIMLSYLLILFLLSIAYFIIKSIFKPLNLLNKKIDKLSKGDLNINKIELKADKEIQNLIDSFNHMASQINNFIIERENFIKYIGHELKTPLAKLKFAIENKDLEKIKKHTNNLDILINELILINLITKENMKLQNFNASTLILNALSNIDVEEENIEIELNDFSINADKQYLTIAIKNIIENAIKYTTKYPIKIVAKNNFIEVVNYGDKKLEFKEIKKLFVKNSKGLGIGLNLVEKIVKLHNFSFEYEFENNHHIFRIILKDKNAS, from the coding sequence ATGATTAAAAAAATAAATATACTTTTTGGATTATTGTTTCTTTTTATTACTATTCTTTTTTATTGGAGCTATACTAACATAAATACTAAAAATCAAGAAATTATTATAAACAAATACATTATTGCAATTAAAGAGTTAATGCCCTTTATTGTAACTAATAACAATGCAAAATTAAAACAAAAAATTAATGAATTAAATTTACAAAAGATTAGTAATATTGATGGAAAAAAGATTTTCAGTAAAGATATAACATTTGGAAAAATCGATATTTTACAAAATAAAAACAAATATTATCTGAAAATAAAATATCTAAATTCTGAGTACATATTTTTTGATAGCTCCCAAATTATTTTATTAAAAGAAAATAATTTTATAATGCTTTCATATCTTTTAATTCTATTTTTACTATCGATTGCCTATTTTATAATTAAAAGTATTTTTAAACCATTAAATCTTTTAAATAAAAAAATCGATAAGCTCTCAAAAGGTGACTTAAATATAAATAAAATTGAACTAAAAGCTGACAAAGAAATTCAAAACTTAATTGATAGCTTTAATCATATGGCAAGTCAGATTAATAATTTTATTATTGAAAGAGAAAATTTTATTAAATACATAGGACACGAACTTAAAACTCCACTTGCAAAGTTAAAATTTGCAATTGAAAATAAAGATTTAGAAAAAATAAAAAAACACACTAATAATTTAGATATTTTAATTAATGAATTAATTTTAATTAATTTGATCACAAAAGAAAATATGAAACTACAAAATTTTAATGCTTCTACTTTAATTTTAAATGCGCTATCTAATATAGATGTTGAAGAAGAAAATATTGAAATAGAATTAAATGATTTTAGTATAAATGCAGATAAACAATATTTAACAATTGCAATTAAAAATATAATCGAAAATGCTATAAAATATACTACAAAATATCCAATAAAAATTGTAGCAAAAAATAATTTTATTGAAGTTGTTAATTATGGCGATAAAAAATTAGAGTTTAAAGAAATAAAAAAACTTTTTGTTAAAAATAGTAAAGGCTTAGGTATTGGACTTAATTTAGTCGAAAAAATAGTAAAATTACATAATTTTAGTTTTGAATATGAGTTTGAGAATAATCATCATATATTTAGAATAATTTTAAAGGATAAAAATGCTTCATAA
- a CDS encoding DUF996 domain-containing protein: protein MSNKILGIVGSALIMLSILPTVSVFFLLIGFVLISIAIKDTNAFSDFIIGVVLNIIASFLFYFKLLAFIVSSLLAIFSQNPFIPLTFSMLIYLFIFYVLNIISAVYFKKSFDKLSVIYKNNFFKYAGYFIVIGAILVIFGIGMIISEIGWLLVLLGFFTIIVENNEIYDSEIIDTEVVEEKKRLIKNN, encoded by the coding sequence ATGAGTAATAAAATATTAGGAATTGTTGGAAGTGCATTGATTATGCTTTCTATTTTGCCAACAGTGTCAGTCTTTTTTTTGTTAATAGGTTTTGTTTTAATTTCAATTGCAATTAAAGATACAAATGCATTTAGTGATTTTATTATTGGAGTTGTTTTAAATATTATTGCAAGTTTCCTTTTTTATTTTAAATTGCTTGCTTTTATTGTAAGTTCTTTATTAGCAATATTTTCGCAAAATCCTTTTATTCCACTTACATTTTCAATGCTTATTTATTTGTTCATTTTTTATGTTTTAAATATTATAAGTGCTGTTTATTTTAAAAAGTCTTTTGATAAATTGTCAGTAATTTATAAAAATAATTTTTTTAAATATGCAGGATATTTTATTGTAATTGGGGCAATTTTAGTTATTTTTGGAATAGGTATGATTATTAGTGAAATAGGTTGGCTTTTAGTCTTACTTGGATTTTTTACAATAATAGTTGAGAATAATGAAATTTATGATTCAGAAATAATAGATACAGAAGTTGTAGAAGAAAAAAAGAGACTAATAAAAAATAATTAA